The Gopherus evgoodei ecotype Sinaloan lineage chromosome 8, rGopEvg1_v1.p, whole genome shotgun sequence genome includes a region encoding these proteins:
- the CCN1 gene encoding CCN family member 1, with translation MSYQTTSYFFLAVAFLHLFRLALSACPAACQCPLEVPKCAPGVGLVLDDCGCCKVCAKQLNEDCSKTQPCDHTKGLECNFGASTTAQKGICRAQSEGRPCEYNSKIYQNGESFQPNCKHQCTCIDGAVGCIPLCPQELSLPNLGCANPRLVKVPGQCCEEWVCDETKDAPEELESFFNEEFGLDASEGELTRNNELIAIVKGGLKMLPVFGSEPYSRSFESLKCIVQTTSWSQCSKTCGTGISTRVTNDNPDCRLIKETRICEVRPCEQTSYDSLKKGKKCTKTKKSQAPMKFTYAGCSSVKKYRPKYCGSCVDGRCCTPHQTRTVKIRFRCDDGETFTKNVMMIQSCKCNYNCPHANEAYPYYRLFNDIHKFRD, from the exons ATGAGCTACCAAACCACCAGTTATTTCTTTCTGGCTGTTGCCTTCCTCCACTTATTCAGGCTG GCGCTTTCCGCCTGCCCGGCCGCCTGCCAGTGCCCTCTGGAGGTGCCCAAATGTGCCCCGGGAGTCGGTCTGGTTCTGGACGACTGCGGCTGCTGTAAAGTCTGCGCTAAACAACTCAACGAGGACTGCAGTAAGACCCAGCCTTGTGATCACACCAAGGGGCTGGAATGCAATTTCGGCGCCAGTACCACGGCTCAGAAGGGGATCTGCAGAG CCCAATCCGAGGGGAGACCCTGTGAATATAACTCAAAAATCTACCAGAACGGTGAAAGTTTCCAGCCCAATTGTAAACACCAGTGCACATGCATAGATGGAGCTGTGGGCTGCATCCCACTCTGCCCGCAAGAACTCTCTCTCCCTAACCTGGGCTGTGCCAACCCAAGGCTGGTTAAAGTCCCTGGCCAGTGCTGTGAAGAATGGGTCTGTGATGAGACCAAAGATGCTCCTGAGGAGTTGGAAAGTTTCTTCAACGAAGAATTTGGTCTGGATGCTTCTGAAGGTGAATTAACCAGGAACAACGAGCTGATTGCCATTGTGAAAGGAGGACTGAAAATGCTACCTG TCTTTGGATCCGAGCCATACAGCCGATCTTTTGAGAGTCTCAAATGCATTGTGCAGACAACTTCGTGGTCCCAGTGTTCAAAGACTTGTGGAACTGGCATCTCTACCAGAGTCACCAATGATAATCCTGACTGTAGACTAATCAAAGAGACCAGGATATGTGAAGTGCGGCCATGTGAACAGACCAGTTATGATTCCCTAAAG AAGGGAAAGAAATGCACCAAGACCAAGAAGTCACAAGCTCCAATGAAGTTTACTTATGCTGGCTGTTCCAGTGTGAAGAAATATCGCCCCAAATACTGCGGCTCCTGTGTGGATGGAAGATGCTGTACCCCCCACCAGACCAGGACCGTCAAGATCAGGTTCCGCTGTGATGATGGAGAAACTTTCACTAAGAATGTAATGATGATCCAGTCTTGCAAATGCAACTACAACTGTCCACATGCAAATGAAGCTTACCCCTATTATAGACTGTTCAATGACATTCACAAATTTAGGGACTAA